The following coding sequences are from one Saccharomyces eubayanus strain FM1318 chromosome VII, whole genome shotgun sequence window:
- the ERG1 gene encoding squalene monooxygenase yields MSAINVAPELINADNTVTYDAIVIGAGVIGPCVATGLARKGKKVLIVERDWAMPDRIVGELMQPGGVRALRSLGMVQSINNIEAYPVTGYTVFYDGEQVDIPYPYKADIAKVEKLKDLVKDGNDKVLEDSTIHIKDYEDDERERGVAFVHGRFLNNLRSITAQEPNVTRVQGNCIDILKDEKNEVVGAKIDIDGRGKVEFKAHLTFVCDGIFSRFRKELHPDHVPTVGSSFVGMSLFNAKNPAPMHGHVILGSEHMPILVYQISPEETRILCAYNSPKVPADIKSWMIKDVQPFIPKSLRPSFDEAVSQGKFRAMPNSYLPARQNDVTGMCVIGDALNMRHPLTGGGMTVGLHDVVLLIKKIGELDFSDREKVLDELLDYHFERKSYDSVINVLSVALYSLFAADSDNLKALQKGCFKYFQRGGDCVNKPVEFLSGVLPKPLLLTRIFFAVAFYTIYLNMEERGFLGLPMALLEGIMILITAIRVFTPFLFGELIG; encoded by the coding sequence ATGTCTGCTATAAACGTTGCGCCTGAGTTAATTAATGCTGACAACACAGTCACGTACGATGCCATTGTCATCGGTGCTGGTGTTATCGGTCCTTGTGTTGCTACTGGTTTAGCAAGAAAGGGTAAGAAAGTCCTTATCGTTGAGCGTGATTGGGCTATGCCAGACAGAATCGTTGGTGAATTGATGCAGCCTGGTGGTGTCAGGGCCTTGAGAAGTTTGGGTATGGTACAATCCATCAACAACATTGAGGCATACCCAGTTACCGGTTACACTGTTTTCTATGACGGTGAACAGGTCGACATTCCATATCCTTACAAGGCCGATATCGCTaaggttgaaaaattaaaggatTTGGTCAAAGACGGTAACGACAAGGTTTTGGAGGACAGCACTATTCACATCAAGGATtacgaagatgatgaaaggGAAAGAGGTGTTGCTTTCGTTCATGGTAGATTCTTGAACAACTTAAGAAGCATTACTGCTCAAGAACCAAACGTCACTAGAGTGCAAGGTAACTGTATTgacattttgaaagacgAAAAGAACGAGGTTGTCGGTGCAAAGATTGACATTGATGGCCGTGGTAAAGTGGAGTTCAAGGCTCACTTGACCTTTGTTTGTGATGGTATCTTTTCCCGTTTCAGAAAGGAATTGCATCCAGACCATGTCCCAACTGTCGGTTCCTCCTTCGTTGGTATGTCCCTATTCAACGCTAAGAACCCTGCTCCCATGCACGGTCACGTTATCCTTGGTAGCGAACACATGCCAATCTTGGTTTATCAAATTAGCCCAGAGGAAACAAGAATTCTTTGTGCTTACAACTCTCCAAAGGTCCCAGCCGATATCAAGAGCTGGATGATTAAGGATGTTCAGCCTTTCATTCCAAAGAGTCTACGTCCTTCCTTTGACGAAGCCGTCAGCCAAGGTAAATTTAGAGCCATGCCAAACTCCTACTTGCCAGCCAGACAAAACGATGTCACAGGTATGTGTGTTATCGGTGATGCCCTTAACATGAGACACCCATTGACCGGTGGTGGTATGACTGTTGGTTTGCATGACGTTGTCTTGTTGATCAAGAAGATTGGTGAACTAGACTTCAGTGACCGTGAAAAGGTTTTGGATGAATTACTAGACTACCATTTCGAAAGAAAGAGTTACGACTCTGTTATCAACGTTTTATCAGTCGCTTTGTACTCGTTGTTTGCCGCTGATAGCGATAACTTGAAGGCTCTTCAAAAGGGTTGTTTCAAATACTTCCAAAGAGGTGGAGACTGTGTCAACAAGCCGGTTGAATTTTTGTCTGGTGTCTTACCAAAGCCTTTGTTGTTAACCAGAATCTTCTTCGCCGTTGCCTTCTATACCATTTACTTGAACATGGAAGAACGCGGTTTCTTAGGGTTGCCAATGGCCTTATTGGAAGGTATCATGATCTTAATCACAGCTATTAGGGTATTCACTCCATTCTTGTTTGGTGAATTGATTGGTTAA
- the CBP4 gene encoding Cbp4p, which produces MERPLWVRWLKVYAIGGAVIGGGALLFKYTTPTDEQLISQLSPELRLQYEREKNLRQAEQRALMKIVQETSQSDDPIWKTGPLQSPWERKGDNVQSRDHFAKVRAEEVQKEELSRIRNELSQLRSETEENTKKIVENKHGSWWKFW; this is translated from the coding sequence ATGGAAAGACCATTGTGGGTACGTTGGTTGAAAGTCTACGCAATCGGTGGTGCAGTTATTGGAGGAGGAGCATTGCTTTTCAAGTATACCACACCAACAGACGAACAGCTAATCAGCCAACTTTCTCCTGAATTACGTTTACAATATGAGAGGGAGAAAAACTTACGTCAGGCAGAGCAGCGGGCTTTAATGAAGATCGTCCAAGAGACTTCCCAGAGCGACGATCCTATTTGGAAAACAGGCCCTCTTCAATCACCATGGGAAAGAAAGGGCGATAACGTTCAAAGTAGAGACCATTTCGCCAAAGTAAGGGCGGAGGAAGTACAGAAGGAGGAACTATCTAGAATCAGGAACGAACTTTCTCAGTTAAGATCCGAGACTGAAGAGAacacaaagaaaattgtaGAGAACAAGCACGGCAGTTGGTGGAAATTCTGGTAA